One window of the Sphaerochaeta associata genome contains the following:
- a CDS encoding DNA/RNA non-specific endonuclease, translating to MAKQKKTNRIQKQVGKAKKRGKRLLILLTVLIVLWILTLIFAPNEQPSLQSSSTYIQDLELPLHQKGDPVVSHPGYTLLYDEEHEQPRWVAYHLSREELYGSHDRGDDFRADPSILTGSATLDDYRGSGYDRGHLIPAADLSWSEDAMSGSFYMSNMSPQVGDFNRGIWSKLEATVRNFADTEGAVYVVTGPVLTDGPYKTIGKNKVSVPNAYYKVVLDYQEPEYKAIGFVLPNEGSKKDLQTFTTSIDEVEELTGLDFFHRLKDTEENELEASFDVSQWDFSTFSASAKDREAFQAGNLPAKVQDKPSGIYSFAKGTLSTILYVVKKESVNIIELFVPKATLREAAPFLY from the coding sequence ATGGCGAAGCAGAAAAAGACAAATCGTATACAAAAACAAGTGGGAAAGGCGAAGAAGCGGGGCAAGCGACTGCTTATACTGCTTACCGTCCTCATCGTGCTTTGGATCCTCACCCTGATTTTCGCCCCCAACGAGCAACCGTCACTTCAAAGCTCTTCCACCTACATACAAGATTTGGAACTTCCGCTCCATCAAAAGGGAGATCCGGTGGTAAGCCACCCGGGATACACCCTTCTCTATGACGAGGAGCATGAGCAGCCGCGCTGGGTGGCCTACCATCTCAGCCGCGAAGAGCTGTACGGCAGTCATGATCGGGGGGATGACTTCAGGGCCGATCCTTCCATCCTTACCGGCTCAGCAACACTGGACGATTACCGAGGCAGCGGCTATGATCGCGGCCACCTGATTCCTGCAGCCGACCTGTCCTGGTCTGAGGATGCTATGAGCGGTTCCTTTTATATGAGCAACATGAGCCCGCAGGTCGGTGATTTCAACCGGGGAATTTGGAGCAAGCTCGAAGCAACCGTACGCAATTTCGCCGATACCGAAGGAGCCGTATACGTAGTAACCGGACCGGTGCTCACCGACGGCCCGTACAAGACCATCGGCAAGAACAAGGTATCGGTGCCCAATGCCTACTACAAGGTGGTTCTCGACTATCAAGAACCTGAATACAAGGCCATCGGCTTCGTGCTGCCCAACGAGGGCTCCAAGAAGGACCTGCAGACATTCACAACGAGCATAGACGAGGTTGAGGAGCTTACCGGCCTCGACTTCTTCCACCGGTTGAAGGACACAGAAGAGAATGAACTTGAGGCATCGTTCGATGTTTCTCAGTGGGACTTCTCCACCTTCAGTGCAAGCGCAAAGGACCGCGAAGCATTCCAGGCAGGAAACCTACCTGCAAAGGTGCAGGACAAGCCATCAGGAATCTACTCGTTTGCAAAAGGTACGCTGTCGACCATTCTGTACGTAGTGAAGAAAGAGAGTGTGAACATCATCGAGCTCTTCGTTCCCAAGGCTACACTCAGAGAGGCTGCACCCTTCCTCTATTGA
- a CDS encoding mannitol dehydrogenase family protein, which translates to MKLTDSGLQERSSWEAKGYTLPSFDRAAMQQETRKNPLWVHFGAGNIFRVFPAALQQQLLNEGLSKAGIIVGEGFDYQIIDKVYAKHDNLTLMVTLKSDGSIEKEVIASVAYAYKCDPQFEEEWKFFSETFTKPSLQMVSFTITEKGYSLKGGNGAYYPQVVEDLANGPSKPIMFLSKLTALVYKRYQAKAGKLALVSMDNCSHNGQKLYDAVMEIARIWEQNGLVEKGFCSYLDNSVSFPWSMIDKITPRPDAKVEAMLKADGFEDTTLVITDKNTYTAPFVNAEQSQYLVIEDLFANGRPALEKAGVYFTDRDTVNKVERMKVTTCLNPLHTALAIFGCLLGHTLISEEMRDAELKKLVEGIGYTEGMPVVVDPKILDPKAFISEVLNTRFPNPFMPDTPQRIATDTSQKLAIRFGETIKAYDADPKLEVKNLKLIPLVFAGWLRYLMAIDDELNSFTPSSDPRLAEAQAYVKDIRIGDKPTVEQLKGLLSDATIFGVDLLELGLADLVVSYFTSLIEGKGAVRRTLQQYVH; encoded by the coding sequence ATGAAACTTACTGATTCAGGATTGCAAGAAAGAAGCAGCTGGGAAGCCAAAGGCTACACACTCCCATCCTTCGACCGTGCTGCCATGCAGCAGGAGACCAGGAAGAATCCCCTATGGGTTCACTTTGGTGCGGGCAATATCTTCCGGGTTTTCCCTGCAGCCCTGCAGCAGCAGCTGCTTAATGAGGGCTTGAGCAAGGCCGGCATCATCGTAGGTGAAGGCTTCGACTACCAGATCATCGACAAGGTGTATGCCAAGCACGACAACCTCACCCTCATGGTGACACTGAAGAGCGACGGCTCGATCGAGAAGGAAGTCATCGCCTCGGTGGCCTACGCCTATAAGTGTGACCCGCAGTTCGAGGAGGAGTGGAAGTTCTTCAGCGAAACCTTCACCAAGCCCAGTTTGCAGATGGTGAGCTTCACCATCACCGAAAAAGGCTACTCACTGAAGGGCGGCAACGGCGCCTATTATCCCCAGGTCGTCGAGGACCTGGCAAACGGCCCGTCCAAGCCGATCATGTTCCTCTCCAAGCTCACCGCCCTGGTCTATAAACGCTATCAGGCCAAGGCTGGAAAACTCGCCTTGGTGAGTATGGACAACTGCTCGCACAACGGCCAGAAACTCTACGATGCGGTGATGGAAATCGCCCGCATCTGGGAACAGAACGGCCTGGTCGAGAAGGGTTTCTGCAGCTATCTGGACAACAGCGTCTCCTTCCCTTGGTCGATGATCGACAAAATCACCCCGCGCCCGGACGCCAAGGTGGAGGCAATGCTCAAGGCCGACGGCTTTGAGGACACCACGCTTGTCATCACCGACAAGAACACCTACACCGCCCCCTTCGTAAACGCAGAACAGTCTCAGTACCTTGTCATCGAGGACCTGTTTGCCAATGGAAGACCCGCCCTTGAAAAGGCCGGTGTCTACTTCACCGATCGCGACACCGTCAACAAGGTGGAGCGGATGAAGGTGACAACCTGCCTCAATCCCTTGCACACCGCCCTTGCAATCTTTGGATGCCTGTTGGGGCACACCCTGATCAGCGAGGAGATGCGGGATGCCGAGTTGAAGAAGCTCGTTGAAGGCATCGGATATACTGAAGGAATGCCGGTGGTCGTCGACCCGAAGATTCTCGATCCCAAGGCTTTCATCAGCGAGGTCCTGAACACGCGTTTCCCCAATCCGTTCATGCCCGACACCCCCCAGCGCATTGCCACCGACACGTCCCAGAAGCTTGCCATTCGTTTCGGTGAGACGATCAAGGCATACGATGCCGATCCCAAGCTTGAGGTGAAGAATCTGAAACTCATCCCGTTGGTATTCGCCGGATGGCTGCGCTATCTGATGGCCATCGACGATGAGCTGAACAGCTTCACTCCCAGTTCCGATCCACGTCTTGCTGAGGCGCAGGCCTATGTGAAAGACATCAGGATCGGAGACAAGCCAACGGTTGAGCAGCTCAAGGGACTGCTTTCGGATGCAACGATCTTCGGTGTCGATTTGCTCGAGCTTGGACTTGCCGACTTGGTTGTTTCCTACTTCACCAGCCTCATTGAAGGCAAGGGTGCAGTACGCAGGACCTTGCAACAGTACGTCCATTGA
- a CDS encoding CidA/LrgA family protein, with protein MKYLTQLAVIFGLCLVGDLISALLPFSFPGSVVSMLLVLVLLSTKLLKEQALGESADFMLRNMTFFFIPPGVSIIRYMDIINSIWWQLLLVNIVSVITCFAAASWTVVLVGRVQKALAGRRHA; from the coding sequence ATGAAATACCTCACCCAGCTTGCAGTAATCTTTGGCCTTTGTTTGGTGGGAGATCTGATTTCCGCTCTCCTTCCATTCTCATTTCCCGGCAGTGTCGTCAGCATGCTGCTGGTTCTTGTCCTGCTCTCAACCAAGCTTCTCAAGGAGCAAGCCCTCGGTGAAAGTGCGGATTTCATGCTGCGCAACATGACCTTCTTCTTCATTCCCCCCGGGGTGAGCATCATCCGTTATATGGACATCATCAACAGCATCTGGTGGCAGTTGCTGCTCGTCAATATCGTCAGTGTCATCACCTGTTTTGCAGCTGCAAGCTGGACGGTGGTGCTTGTGGGCCGGGTGCAGAAAGCACTGGCAGGGAGGAGGCATGCTTGA
- a CDS encoding YitT family protein, with amino-acid sequence MNTTHKRLALEALYLIGGTALAGFAVAVFITPAKIASGGVNGVATIIYHLSGWDTGFVMLLISVPLFLIGMSIFGKTYGAKSLAGTLLLSLWVSLFGQLTDYNGFLPYIDRMDTLLSAIFGGVLLGGGIGIVMRSGANTGGTDIIAQILSRFTPLPLGTALFLSDASVIVLGAVVFGLERALFAVITLYLSGQMVNFVVMNLGTKYAKTAYIVSERHEAIGKRIITELHHGGTLISGVGIFTGRERTMLLAVVHNQQINHLTQIVHQEDPKAFMFVHETYQALGEGFVPMQKLIKLEEKRSKQNRPNR; translated from the coding sequence ATGAATACTACTCATAAGCGCCTCGCTCTCGAGGCGCTCTATCTTATTGGAGGGACTGCGTTGGCAGGGTTTGCCGTCGCAGTCTTCATTACCCCGGCCAAAATCGCCAGTGGAGGCGTAAACGGGGTGGCGACCATCATCTACCACCTCAGCGGCTGGGATACCGGCTTTGTCATGCTCTTGATCAGCGTACCGCTCTTTCTGATCGGCATGTCGATCTTTGGAAAAACCTACGGGGCGAAAAGTCTTGCAGGAACCCTGCTGCTCAGCCTCTGGGTCAGTCTCTTCGGCCAGTTGACCGATTACAACGGCTTCCTTCCCTACATCGACCGTATGGACACCCTCCTTTCGGCCATATTCGGAGGAGTGTTGCTGGGCGGCGGCATCGGTATTGTCATGCGATCAGGTGCAAACACCGGAGGAACGGACATCATCGCCCAGATTCTCTCGCGCTTTACACCGCTTCCGTTGGGAACCGCACTGTTTCTCAGCGACGCATCGGTGATCGTACTGGGCGCGGTGGTCTTCGGCCTCGAACGGGCATTATTTGCCGTAATCACCCTCTATCTCTCAGGTCAGATGGTCAATTTCGTCGTCATGAACCTCGGCACCAAGTATGCAAAAACCGCCTACATCGTCAGTGAGCGTCACGAGGCCATCGGCAAGAGGATTATTACTGAACTTCACCACGGTGGAACGCTGATCAGCGGCGTTGGTATTTTCACCGGACGCGAGCGGACCATGCTGCTGGCGGTGGTGCACAACCAGCAGATCAACCACCTCACCCAGATTGTCCACCAAGAGGACCCGAAAGCTTTCATGTTCGTACATGAAACCTATCAAGCCCTGGGCGAGGGGTTCGTACCGATGCAGAAGTTGATCAAGCTAGAAGAAAAGCGGAGCAAGCAAAACCGTCCAAATCGCTGA
- a CDS encoding alpha-glucosidase: MISFSKQNGRLSVFYNQLKILEHSDSCPLITLKQGKETVDMYRGNYFIEDETITTLPLGSYLLSESYSEGRGVSTLTFSAGQTSFSLELSERDGRLHLRCSPLPAPYNRLALRLFATEQECVWGCGEQFSHFNLRGKNYPLWTQEQGVGRNKQTEITRTADRLDRAGGDYHTTFYPQPTFVSSRRYFVHADTYGYADFDFSNPGCHQLEFWDVPAGIVISVKPTLLEVVQDISRLLGRQQYLPSWVYDGIILGMQGGTQTCLEKLEKMQNASVKVAALWLQDWEGEKYTSFGKRLRWNWQWDRQLYPGLDREIVRLREEGVRVLGYINPYVLVDHPLYEEALRLDLLGKRVDGSVYLVDFGEFDAAIVDFTKPEAVAWYKEVIKRELIGFGLSGWMADFGEYLPTDVVLAGGKDAMLEHNRWPGYWAEVNKAAIEECGKSDEILFFMRAGCVQSLASCPMMWAGDQNVDWSEDDGLPSVLTATLSLAMSGMGLNHSDIGGYTTLYGMKRSKELLIRWAEQAAFSPLMRTHEGNRPKDNWQFDSDQETIEAIARMTDVHVQLKPYLMHLVAENADQGIPVIRPIFLHYELESFMSVKDSYLLGRDLLVAPVLEAGANSVVVTLPDDEWVHLFTKVEYHGGRHCIEAPLLRPPVFYRKASSFASLFSSIQ, encoded by the coding sequence ATGATCAGCTTTTCCAAGCAGAACGGCAGGCTCTCCGTCTTCTACAACCAACTCAAGATTCTCGAACACAGCGACAGCTGTCCACTCATCACCCTGAAGCAGGGGAAAGAGACGGTGGACATGTATCGGGGCAACTACTTCATCGAGGATGAGACGATAACTACGTTGCCCCTTGGTTCCTATCTGCTCAGTGAGTCGTACAGCGAAGGAAGGGGAGTTTCAACGCTTACGTTCTCTGCAGGGCAAACGTCCTTCTCCCTGGAGCTGAGCGAGCGCGACGGGCGTCTGCACCTGCGCTGTTCCCCTCTCCCTGCCCCCTATAACCGGCTGGCCCTTCGACTCTTCGCCACTGAACAAGAGTGTGTATGGGGTTGCGGGGAGCAGTTCTCCCACTTCAACCTCAGGGGGAAAAACTACCCCCTTTGGACGCAGGAACAGGGTGTGGGCAGAAACAAGCAGACTGAAATCACCCGGACGGCCGACCGCCTCGACCGTGCAGGAGGGGACTATCACACCACCTTCTACCCGCAGCCCACCTTCGTCTCAAGCCGACGTTACTTCGTGCATGCCGATACCTATGGGTATGCCGACTTTGATTTCTCCAATCCCGGCTGTCACCAGCTTGAGTTCTGGGATGTCCCGGCAGGTATTGTGATATCGGTCAAGCCCACCCTGTTGGAAGTGGTTCAGGACATCTCCCGTTTGCTTGGAAGACAGCAATACCTTCCCTCCTGGGTGTACGACGGCATTATCCTGGGAATGCAAGGTGGAACCCAGACATGTTTGGAGAAGCTTGAGAAAATGCAGAACGCTTCTGTCAAGGTTGCCGCTCTGTGGCTTCAGGATTGGGAAGGGGAGAAGTACACCAGCTTCGGCAAGCGCCTGAGGTGGAACTGGCAGTGGGACCGGCAGCTCTACCCGGGCTTGGATCGAGAAATTGTACGTTTGAGAGAGGAAGGCGTGCGTGTGTTGGGGTATATCAACCCCTATGTGCTTGTCGATCACCCGCTCTATGAGGAAGCCTTGCGTCTGGACTTGCTGGGAAAGCGGGTGGATGGTTCGGTTTACCTGGTCGACTTCGGTGAGTTCGATGCGGCCATTGTGGATTTCACCAAACCTGAAGCGGTTGCCTGGTATAAGGAAGTGATAAAGCGCGAGCTCATTGGCTTCGGCCTGTCCGGTTGGATGGCCGACTTTGGAGAGTACCTTCCTACCGATGTGGTGCTCGCAGGGGGCAAAGACGCCATGCTCGAGCACAACAGGTGGCCGGGCTACTGGGCCGAGGTCAACAAGGCTGCGATAGAGGAGTGCGGCAAGAGTGATGAGATCCTCTTTTTCATGCGTGCCGGATGTGTCCAGAGCCTTGCTTCATGCCCGATGATGTGGGCGGGGGATCAGAATGTGGATTGGTCCGAGGACGACGGCCTTCCTTCAGTCCTCACGGCAACCCTGTCGCTTGCGATGAGCGGCATGGGCCTCAATCATAGTGACATCGGGGGCTACACCACACTCTACGGCATGAAGCGCAGCAAGGAGCTCTTGATTCGGTGGGCCGAACAGGCAGCCTTCTCGCCCTTGATGCGCACTCATGAGGGAAATCGACCCAAGGACAACTGGCAGTTTGACAGTGATCAGGAAACCATCGAGGCAATTGCCCGGATGACTGATGTGCATGTGCAGCTCAAGCCCTATCTGATGCATCTGGTTGCCGAGAACGCAGACCAGGGAATTCCGGTTATCAGACCGATCTTCTTGCACTATGAACTGGAATCGTTCATGAGTGTAAAGGATTCCTACCTCTTGGGGCGGGACCTCTTGGTTGCTCCTGTCTTGGAAGCCGGCGCCAATTCGGTTGTCGTAACGCTTCCTGATGACGAGTGGGTGCACCTCTTTACCAAGGTCGAGTACCATGGGGGCAGGCACTGCATCGAAGCTCCTCTGTTACGCCCTCCAGTATTCTACCGCAAAGCAAGTAGCTTCGCCTCGCTCTTCTCCTCGATTCAATAG
- a CDS encoding UPF0158 family protein, producing the protein METVAYHMPPLTEDLLGSIIFAMEDQVSDYFLDLKDGSLISEEEMRYLEEDEEAEESFSDERFVSIPDWEPSDGFHLMEMFANRVRNPLYRERLLSCLNSGKGVFRKFKDALGELPVLERKWFSFKDEQLKRVVITWYREQEGTLGLLKLKEDVEDLTEDILLEDFTFETFEGTPSSEIEAFIQIILEELENGREQEGLASLLLSRRFESEMPQHYQLARSQDGNLAAMLAYIPLTDAVVEVPFFAVKQECRGLGLFRLLFDAFSRQMARFHYRTIIVNLAGSAVSLERIFSPFSAQTATKQMVLSTSTWNSNHPSSEEAFL; encoded by the coding sequence ATGGAAACTGTTGCCTACCACATGCCACCGCTTACCGAGGATCTGCTTGGGTCGATCATCTTTGCCATGGAGGACCAAGTCAGTGATTATTTTCTCGATCTCAAAGACGGATCTTTGATCAGCGAGGAAGAGATGCGTTACCTTGAGGAGGATGAAGAGGCGGAGGAGAGCTTTTCTGATGAGCGCTTTGTCTCAATTCCCGATTGGGAGCCCTCGGATGGCTTTCATCTGATGGAAATGTTCGCCAATCGCGTACGCAACCCCCTGTATAGAGAACGTCTGCTCTCTTGCTTGAACAGCGGCAAAGGGGTCTTCCGTAAATTCAAGGATGCCCTTGGAGAACTGCCGGTTCTGGAGAGAAAGTGGTTCTCCTTCAAGGATGAACAGCTCAAGCGTGTAGTTATAACCTGGTATCGGGAGCAGGAGGGAACGCTGGGGTTGCTGAAACTGAAGGAGGATGTGGAGGACCTGACGGAGGACATCCTTTTGGAGGATTTCACCTTCGAAACCTTTGAGGGAACCCCCTCCAGCGAAATCGAAGCCTTCATACAGATAATTCTCGAGGAACTGGAGAACGGCAGGGAACAGGAAGGCCTTGCAAGCCTGTTGCTTTCACGCAGGTTCGAAAGCGAGATGCCCCAGCACTACCAGCTTGCACGAAGTCAGGATGGTAATCTTGCGGCCATGCTCGCCTACATCCCGCTTACCGATGCAGTGGTGGAGGTTCCTTTCTTCGCGGTGAAGCAGGAGTGCCGGGGCTTGGGCCTTTTCCGATTATTGTTCGACGCCTTCAGCCGCCAGATGGCACGCTTTCACTACCGCACGATCATCGTCAATCTTGCAGGATCAGCGGTCTCCTTGGAACGGATATTCTCCCCCTTCTCAGCCCAGACGGCCACCAAGCAGATGGTGCTTTCAACAAGTACGTGGAACAGCAACCACCCCAGCAGCGAAGAAGCTTTTCTCTAG
- a CDS encoding LrgB family protein has translation MLEILSSPLFGIALSIVAFRIGMWVNKKLKTPLANPLIIAMLLVVGFLSAFGIPVEVYEEGSSFILMFLAPVTAVLALTIYRQRKTLLGSFLPVLLGTLAGAVAALATVRISCDLLGLDRTILASLLSKSVTTPVAIALTEQFGGIPALTIASTIITGLAGNLLAPVLPKVFGITDPVAHGVGIGACSHALGTSKALEIGEIEGAMSSISISLSAIWTVLLAPLFF, from the coding sequence ATGCTTGAGATTCTCAGCTCCCCCTTGTTTGGCATAGCACTGTCCATCGTAGCTTTCAGAATCGGGATGTGGGTGAACAAGAAACTGAAAACGCCCCTGGCCAATCCCCTGATCATCGCCATGCTGCTGGTCGTAGGCTTTCTGAGCGCCTTCGGTATCCCAGTTGAAGTATATGAGGAAGGCTCTTCCTTCATTCTCATGTTCCTTGCCCCTGTCACTGCAGTGTTGGCCTTGACCATCTATCGTCAGCGCAAGACCTTGCTGGGCTCCTTCCTTCCTGTACTTCTAGGAACGCTTGCGGGCGCAGTTGCTGCGTTGGCGACGGTGCGCATCAGCTGCGACCTTCTGGGCCTGGACCGAACGATACTGGCCAGTCTGCTTTCCAAGTCGGTCACCACTCCGGTGGCAATCGCACTCACCGAGCAGTTCGGCGGCATTCCGGCATTGACCATCGCCTCGACGATTATCACAGGCCTTGCGGGAAACCTGCTGGCACCGGTGCTGCCTAAAGTATTCGGTATCACCGACCCGGTGGCCCACGGGGTCGGCATCGGGGCGTGCAGCCACGCCTTGGGCACAAGCAAAGCCCTCGAAATCGGTGAGATCGAGGGCGCCATGAGCTCCATTTCCATCAGCTTGTCAGCGATTTGGACGGTTTTGCTTGCTCCGCTTTTCTTCTAG
- a CDS encoding glucosamine-6-phosphate deaminase has translation MRVTICEDKHDMGYQAAKLGISLIKEAIEQKGRAVVVVATGLSQFSLYAHLGDADLDWSKVEAFGLTEYVNLPDTHPSSFRYYLKTRFVKKVQNLGSFYAINGDAENLHAEVERLNTLIREKDVDVAFLGIGENGHIGFNDPPANFETNDPYIIVDLEERCRRQQVSEGWFPTLDEVPQKAITMSVRQILRAKNLICSVPDQRKARAVAMCLYDQISVYAPCAALRTKKECTLLLDKTSSMLIMGDRR, from the coding sequence ATGCGCGTCACCATCTGTGAAGACAAACACGACATGGGCTATCAGGCTGCCAAGCTCGGCATTTCCCTTATCAAGGAAGCAATCGAGCAGAAGGGCCGGGCGGTTGTCGTTGTAGCCACCGGACTCAGCCAATTCTCCCTCTACGCACATTTGGGAGATGCCGACCTTGATTGGAGCAAGGTCGAGGCTTTCGGCCTGACCGAGTATGTGAACCTGCCTGACACCCATCCTTCAAGCTTTCGCTACTACCTCAAGACCCGCTTCGTCAAGAAAGTGCAGAACCTCGGCTCTTTTTATGCGATCAACGGCGATGCCGAAAACCTGCATGCAGAAGTCGAGCGTCTCAACACCCTGATACGGGAAAAAGATGTCGATGTCGCCTTTTTAGGCATCGGTGAGAACGGGCATATCGGTTTCAACGACCCTCCGGCGAACTTTGAGACCAACGACCCCTACATCATCGTCGACCTGGAGGAACGTTGCCGCCGTCAGCAGGTCAGCGAGGGCTGGTTCCCCACCCTCGACGAAGTTCCACAGAAAGCCATCACCATGTCGGTGCGCCAGATTCTCAGGGCCAAGAACCTGATCTGCTCGGTTCCCGACCAGCGCAAGGCACGGGCTGTGGCCATGTGCCTGTACGACCAGATTTCCGTCTATGCACCCTGCGCGGCGCTTCGCACCAAGAAGGAGTGCACCCTGCTCTTGGATAAAACCTCATCCATGCTGATCATGGGAGACAGAAGGTAG
- the uxuA gene encoding mannonate dehydratase, whose protein sequence is MHMSLRWFGSKHDTVSLEKIKQIPGVEGVITTLYDIPAGQVWPLARIQALKAEVEASGLKILGIESVNIHDSIKIGSPDREAYIANYIETLDNLGKEGITTVCYNFMPVFDWTRTDLFKKRPDGSTVLAYDQKIVDAIDPEVFFNQTNSSAQGFEMPGWEPERLAKVKDLFEAYKDVSEEKLFDNLVYFLKAIQPTCEKWGIKMAIHPDDPAWPVFGLPRIITSKEKILKVMKAVDAPFNGLTFCAGSFGTNPKNDLPGIIRSLPGRIHFAHIRNLHHFESGVFEEAAHLSSDGSFDLYEIVKALHDIGFEGPARPDHGRMIWGEVAMPGYGLYDRALGASYILGLYEAIQKNEQRQ, encoded by the coding sequence ATGCATATGTCACTTCGTTGGTTCGGCTCAAAGCACGATACCGTCTCATTGGAAAAAATCAAGCAGATTCCCGGCGTAGAGGGAGTAATCACCACCCTGTACGATATACCCGCAGGCCAGGTATGGCCGCTTGCACGCATCCAGGCTCTTAAGGCTGAAGTAGAGGCATCGGGCTTGAAGATATTGGGCATCGAAAGTGTCAACATTCATGACTCCATCAAGATCGGCAGTCCGGACCGCGAAGCGTACATCGCCAACTACATCGAGACGCTGGACAATTTGGGCAAAGAGGGCATCACCACCGTTTGCTACAACTTCATGCCCGTCTTCGACTGGACCCGCACCGATCTGTTCAAGAAGCGCCCCGACGGCTCGACCGTTCTTGCCTACGACCAGAAAATCGTTGATGCAATCGACCCCGAGGTATTTTTCAACCAGACCAACTCCAGTGCACAGGGCTTTGAGATGCCTGGTTGGGAACCGGAGCGCCTTGCAAAGGTGAAGGACCTGTTCGAAGCCTACAAGGACGTCAGTGAGGAGAAGCTTTTTGACAACCTGGTGTACTTCCTCAAGGCCATCCAGCCGACCTGCGAGAAATGGGGCATCAAGATGGCGATCCATCCCGATGATCCGGCCTGGCCCGTATTCGGACTGCCGCGCATCATCACCAGCAAGGAGAAGATCCTGAAAGTCATGAAAGCTGTGGACGCCCCCTTCAACGGGCTCACATTCTGTGCAGGTTCCTTCGGCACCAATCCGAAGAATGATCTGCCGGGCATCATCCGCTCTCTTCCTGGAAGAATCCACTTCGCTCACATCCGCAATCTCCACCACTTTGAAAGCGGTGTATTTGAAGAAGCGGCACACCTGTCCAGCGACGGCTCCTTTGATCTGTATGAAATTGTAAAAGCGCTGCATGACATTGGCTTTGAAGGTCCTGCCCGCCCCGACCACGGTAGAATGATCTGGGGAGAGGTAGCCATGCCTGGATATGGCTTGTATGACCGTGCTTTGGGAGCCTCCTACATCCTTGGGTTGTATGAAGCCATCCAGAAGAACGAGCAGAGGCAGTAA
- a CDS encoding GntR family transcriptional regulator has translation MATIVRVTASEEIYQTLRSEILSLRFKPGEELNLQLLSTQLQVSRSPVRDALMRLSSDNLVDIFPQKGTRVSLINLKQVEEERFLRKSLEENAVKKFIYQGRPEHFSAMDKAIESQIEAMKSNDFITFLDEDDRFHSTIFNAIGMQRIWSIIKAQGGNHHRIRLLSFYEKNVLSNIIEQHKNMVEALRSKQLDVMLNLEDKHLSKLLQETECMVGRYPSYFKQENGYSGLQLRVANQ, from the coding sequence ATGGCGACCATTGTCCGAGTTACAGCATCGGAGGAGATTTACCAGACGCTCCGTTCGGAAATTCTTTCCCTTCGGTTCAAGCCTGGCGAGGAACTGAATCTGCAGCTGCTGTCCACGCAGCTGCAGGTCAGCCGCTCTCCTGTTCGCGATGCATTGATGCGCCTTTCAAGCGACAACCTGGTCGACATCTTCCCCCAGAAGGGAACCAGGGTCTCCCTGATCAACCTCAAGCAGGTGGAAGAGGAGCGCTTCTTGCGTAAAAGCCTGGAAGAGAATGCGGTAAAAAAGTTCATCTATCAGGGAAGGCCCGAGCATTTTTCAGCAATGGATAAAGCTATCGAGAGCCAGATCGAGGCCATGAAGAGCAACGACTTCATCACCTTCCTGGACGAGGACGACCGATTCCACTCCACTATCTTCAATGCCATCGGCATGCAGAGAATCTGGTCGATCATCAAGGCACAGGGAGGCAACCATCACCGCATCCGCCTCCTCTCCTTCTATGAGAAGAATGTCCTTTCCAACATTATCGAACAACACAAAAACATGGTGGAAGCCCTCAGATCCAAGCAATTGGATGTGATGCTCAACCTCGAGGACAAACACTTGTCCAAACTTCTGCAGGAAACCGAGTGCATGGTCGGACGCTATCCCTCGTATTTCAAGCAGGAGAACGGCTACAGCGGCCTGCAATTACGGGTTGCCAACCAATAG
- a CDS encoding nitroreductase family protein yields the protein MNNILQSLLSRRSVRNFTDRQIQDEELDLILQAAILAPNGRNQEPWHFTALQDAKKLRKLDELVVGKGASFFYYAPTLILVSIQEGNAYEKEDTACALTNMMQAAHALGLGSVWCNRINGNHELDTKLGEFGIPQGYRVTGTLAVGYIKGELPPGRIPKEGTITIVRS from the coding sequence ATGAACAACATACTACAGAGTCTGCTCAGCAGACGCAGCGTTCGGAATTTCACCGACCGGCAGATACAGGATGAGGAGCTGGACTTGATTTTACAGGCGGCAATTCTTGCCCCGAACGGAAGAAACCAGGAGCCATGGCACTTCACAGCCTTGCAGGATGCAAAGAAACTGAGAAAGCTCGATGAGCTGGTCGTGGGCAAAGGCGCATCCTTCTTCTACTACGCCCCTACTTTGATCCTCGTATCCATCCAGGAAGGCAATGCTTATGAGAAGGAGGATACCGCCTGTGCACTGACCAACATGATGCAGGCCGCCCATGCCCTGGGATTGGGATCGGTGTGGTGCAACCGCATCAACGGCAATCATGAGCTCGATACAAAGCTGGGCGAATTCGGCATTCCCCAAGGCTATCGTGTAACCGGCACCCTGGCGGTGGGGTACATCAAGGGAGAGCTGCCGCCAGGAAGAATTCCCAAGGAAGGGACGATTACCATCGTCCGTTCGTAA